In the Leptospira limi genome, one interval contains:
- a CDS encoding TetR/AcrR family transcriptional regulator codes for MKPKDKILESSFALFREKGFQATGIAEILDKAGAYKKTLYDHFRSKDDIGFEYLNYLSEQQRIVMLKVLGKANNLSDFIDKWVNFIVRNQRNTSRKDCPIALFSGEISHLNQFDSYRNRAIQHVLETVEICILKFEPSLRPDLVKSLSYELYMSYLGGLRLYALTKDRKVIERMKSQMIHSAQRLIKV; via the coding sequence TTGAAACCAAAAGATAAAATTTTAGAAAGTTCATTTGCTTTGTTCCGAGAGAAAGGATTCCAGGCCACAGGTATCGCAGAAATTTTAGACAAGGCTGGTGCTTATAAAAAAACTCTATATGATCATTTTCGATCCAAGGATGACATTGGTTTTGAATACCTAAACTATTTGTCCGAACAACAAAGGATTGTGATGTTAAAAGTGTTAGGGAAAGCAAACAACCTTTCTGACTTCATTGATAAATGGGTAAATTTTATTGTTCGTAATCAGAGGAATACCTCTAGAAAAGATTGTCCCATTGCACTGTTTTCCGGTGAAATTTCCCACCTGAACCAATTTGATTCTTATCGAAATCGTGCCATACAACATGTGTTAGAAACTGTTGAAATTTGTATCCTAAAGTTCGAACCGAGTTTACGTCCCGATCTTGTAAAATCCCTGAGTTATGAACTTTATATGAGTTATTTAGGTGGATTACGTTTGTACGCACTCACAAAAGATCGCAAGGTCATTGAAAGGATGAAATCACAAATGATCCATTCGGCACAAAGGTTGATCAAAGTTTAG
- a CDS encoding SRPBCC domain-containing protein, whose product MPTEITINAIITSDRKKVWEYYTNSTHITSWNFADPSWHCPAAKVDLIAGGKYFARMEAKDGSFGFDFEAIFDEVKDFQSLSYTMPDGRKVKVQFLDKSPNTEVIVVFDAESENPIEMQRDGWQSILNNFKHYVESN is encoded by the coding sequence ATGCCTACAGAAATTACAATTAACGCGATCATTACTTCCGATCGAAAAAAAGTTTGGGAATATTATACAAACTCAACTCACATCACATCATGGAATTTTGCAGATCCCTCTTGGCATTGTCCTGCTGCAAAAGTGGACTTAATCGCAGGTGGAAAGTATTTTGCAAGAATGGAAGCAAAAGATGGAAGTTTTGGATTCGATTTTGAAGCTATTTTCGATGAAGTGAAAGATTTTCAATCTTTGTCATACACAATGCCTGACGGACGAAAGGTTAAAGTTCAATTTTTGGACAAATCTCCAAATACGGAAGTGATTGTTGTTTTTGATGCTGAGAGTGAAAATCCAATAGAAATGCAGAGAGATGGATGGCAATCGATCCTAAATAATTTCAAACACTATGTTGAATCCAATTAA
- a CDS encoding alkaline phosphatase D family protein, which produces MKHFFIILLCISSLTIPLLAKESKKLKIGFGSCLHQEKESPILKTIQTEKLNYLIMLGDNIYADQLFANDKIPAYEKQFNRPEWKAIQKDTKLLFTWDDHDYGINDSGAEYSDKINSRNVFLKYVLPMMPKQISVGTENNEGIFYSYWIPFQGKKIHIIIPDTRYFRSPLEKSFYSYLTGKSQYSPSSDTTRTILGKEQWEWLLKELSKPSDLLIFVSSIQVLPTEQPFEKWNNFPHERDRLLLALQNANTKGLLLVSGDRHIAEIHEFKIPNKSSLIEITSSSLNLPLPFLPLEYDSELKIGSAYKNENYGTIQIFLKDGKLHWSTSIKDLNGNSVLELHSNLPTNQYEKK; this is translated from the coding sequence ATGAAACATTTTTTCATCATTCTTCTTTGTATTAGTTCACTTACCATTCCTCTGCTTGCAAAAGAGTCAAAAAAACTAAAGATTGGATTTGGTTCTTGTTTGCACCAAGAAAAGGAAAGCCCGATTTTAAAAACCATCCAAACAGAAAAATTGAACTACTTGATCATGTTAGGTGATAACATTTATGCAGACCAATTATTTGCAAATGATAAAATTCCTGCGTATGAAAAACAATTCAATCGACCAGAATGGAAGGCCATTCAGAAAGACACCAAACTACTGTTTACTTGGGATGACCATGATTATGGGATCAATGATAGTGGTGCAGAATATAGTGATAAAATCAATTCCAGAAATGTATTTTTAAAATACGTTTTGCCAATGATGCCAAAACAAATCTCTGTTGGCACAGAAAATAACGAAGGCATTTTCTATTCTTATTGGATACCCTTTCAGGGAAAAAAGATCCATATCATCATTCCCGATACGCGTTACTTTCGTTCTCCTTTAGAAAAGAGTTTTTATTCCTATTTGACTGGAAAAAGCCAATACAGTCCTTCTTCCGATACAACTCGAACCATTTTGGGAAAAGAGCAGTGGGAATGGCTTTTAAAAGAACTTTCAAAACCTTCTGATTTACTCATTTTTGTATCGAGTATCCAAGTATTACCAACGGAACAACCATTTGAAAAATGGAATAATTTTCCACATGAGAGAGATAGGTTATTATTAGCCTTACAAAATGCGAATACCAAAGGCTTGTTACTTGTATCAGGGGATAGGCATATTGCCGAAATCCATGAATTCAAAATTCCAAACAAATCGTCTTTGATTGAAATCACATCCAGTTCACTCAATTTGCCCCTTCCTTTTTTACCCTTGGAATATGATTCCGAATTGAAAATTGGCAGTGCATATAAAAATGAAAACTATGGAACCATTCAAATCTTTTTGAAAGATGGAAAGTTACATTGGTCGACATCCATCAAGGACTTAAATGGAAATTCTGTTTTAGAGCTTCATTCTAATTTGCCAACAAACCAGTATGAAAAAAAATAG
- a CDS encoding Ig domain-containing protein, which yields MGKKIYNNRYAKIIVMISFVFVLLNCSDNSNTNFSSWMEGILLVVKVPQVETPNEPDKPTLENEFEIHSITPDVLLENTNFVITGKNLHLLSPNELWGEGGEKYVSFTNTSDDEIKAQVKRCSKPILEVLFVIPSKGKENRFLPCLGSFYYSFRSYFLETNQEIVNFEPRELNPSLQGLVNLGEIVFGIEPELPSGISFDTKTGIVTGIPTSSTNQLFQPFQVTASLKTNPKLKIHSDFQLIVLTSEEKNNRTCREISATSTCKGPSPHVCSNSDKCFMSKLACVSDTECGL from the coding sequence ATGGGGAAAAAAATCTATAACAATCGTTATGCAAAAATTATCGTGATGATTTCATTCGTTTTCGTTTTGCTTAATTGTTCCGACAATTCGAATACAAATTTTTCTAGTTGGATGGAAGGAATCCTACTTGTTGTCAAAGTTCCACAAGTTGAAACACCGAATGAACCAGACAAGCCAACATTAGAGAATGAATTTGAGATCCACTCCATCACTCCCGATGTACTTTTGGAAAATACTAACTTTGTGATCACAGGAAAAAATCTACACTTGTTATCACCGAATGAATTATGGGGAGAAGGTGGAGAAAAGTATGTTTCCTTTACAAACACTTCTGATGATGAAATTAAGGCCCAAGTGAAACGGTGTTCCAAGCCCATTTTAGAAGTTCTTTTTGTTATCCCTTCGAAAGGAAAAGAAAATCGATTTTTACCATGTCTCGGTTCGTTTTATTATTCCTTCCGTTCTTACTTTTTGGAAACCAACCAAGAGATCGTAAATTTTGAACCAAGGGAATTGAATCCTTCCTTACAAGGGTTAGTAAATCTGGGAGAAATTGTTTTTGGAATTGAACCTGAGCTTCCGAGTGGAATCTCTTTCGATACCAAGACGGGAATTGTTACAGGAATCCCAACGAGTTCTACCAATCAACTGTTTCAACCATTTCAAGTGACAGCTTCATTAAAAACGAATCCAAAACTCAAAATCCATTCTGATTTCCAACTCATTGTTCTAACGAGTGAAGAAAAAAACAACCGAACCTGTCGTGAGATCTCTGCTACGTCAACTTGTAAGGGCCCATCACCTCATGTTTGCTCCAATAGTGACAAATGTTTTATGAGTAAACTAGCTTGTGTATCAGACACAGAGTGTGGGCTTTAA
- a CDS encoding MBL fold metallo-hydrolase: MLISLSIAVLFSISFVQCKAFGKDPEGPHKELIQKSTHYDHSREQFVNRRPDVLEKMREGQNFFSLFVKFMFGGDKYQKPSVKLPEEKPDFQEFLKPDESIKFIWFGHSTFLVNIEGTILLFDPVFSGSAAPFAIMVKRFQDAVVKLEELPKIDYIIISHDHYDHLDMETIEFFKTKETRFLTPLGVTSHLKEWGIPEDRFTELDWWGKFTIGNIQIVCTPAQHFSGRRGMNGNQTLWSSWTVIGEKERFYFSGDSGYDIHFKQIGDTFGPFDLTFIENGQYNPMWEAVHVLPEQTAKAHLDLKGKRLVPVHWGMFNLSLHSWYEPAENIERESKKHNIDLMTPKFGQLVKLKEPNLLERWWKKYIETD, from the coding sequence ATCCTTATTTCCTTATCAATCGCAGTTTTATTTTCTATTTCATTTGTACAATGTAAGGCGTTTGGAAAAGACCCAGAGGGCCCCCATAAGGAATTGATTCAAAAATCAACCCATTACGATCACTCACGAGAACAGTTTGTAAATCGACGACCAGATGTACTGGAGAAAATGAGAGAGGGTCAAAACTTCTTTTCACTTTTTGTTAAGTTTATGTTTGGTGGAGACAAATACCAGAAACCTTCTGTAAAATTACCTGAAGAAAAACCTGACTTTCAGGAATTTTTAAAACCTGACGAAAGTATCAAATTTATATGGTTTGGTCATTCTACATTCCTTGTGAACATTGAAGGTACCATTTTACTTTTTGATCCAGTTTTTTCTGGGTCGGCAGCTCCTTTTGCCATTATGGTCAAACGATTCCAAGATGCTGTTGTGAAGTTAGAAGAATTGCCAAAAATCGATTATATCATAATCTCACACGACCACTATGACCATTTGGATATGGAAACGATTGAATTCTTTAAAACCAAAGAAACTCGTTTTCTCACCCCACTGGGTGTTACTTCTCACTTAAAAGAATGGGGAATCCCAGAAGATCGATTCACCGAACTTGATTGGTGGGGAAAGTTTACCATAGGAAACATTCAAATTGTTTGTACACCTGCACAACATTTTTCCGGAAGGAGAGGGATGAATGGGAACCAAACCCTTTGGTCTTCTTGGACAGTGATTGGTGAAAAGGAACGGTTTTATTTTAGTGGAGATTCTGGATACGACATCCACTTCAAACAAATTGGTGATACCTTTGGTCCATTTGATTTAACCTTCATTGAAAATGGACAATACAATCCTATGTGGGAAGCAGTTCATGTTTTACCGGAACAAACTGCGAAAGCTCATTTAGATTTAAAAGGAAAACGATTAGTGCCTGTACATTGGGGGATGTTTAATTTATCCCTTCATAGTTGGTATGAACCAGCTGAAAACATTGAAAGAGAATCAAAAAAGCATAACATTGATTTGATGACTCCAAAATTTGGACAATTGGTAAAATTAAAGGAACCAAATCTTCTGGAACGGTGGTGGAAAAAATACATAGAAACCGATTGA
- a CDS encoding MBL fold metallo-hydrolase, with protein sequence MKHIQQVQRFIPFLFLLLFFSNCHVSSHSYKNYPIISSNQAFTLPIKPNVYVDFQTVKAADWEVPLAGLLDLEDPKSKLANLKDRLEPISIYFYLIKHPKHGTFMIDSGIGESFTKGKDQVPVSSLVASQMNFDKLKVYETTKKFLENNKIQLKGVFFTHLHLDHVMGASELDRKIPFYVGPSEMDHSQFINVFVQGSTNRLLGENPNLLQLDFGDRNSNSFVYDFFGDQSFFILSVPGHTRGSLAFFIPSKDGGHLVLGDTCHTRFGWLENVIPGTFTTDPKMNRKSLDTLQSLATYQKTKYIYPGHQERIISKEQK encoded by the coding sequence ATGAAACATATCCAACAGGTCCAACGATTCATTCCTTTCCTTTTTTTACTCTTATTTTTTTCAAATTGCCATGTGAGTTCACATTCTTACAAAAACTATCCCATCATTTCCTCTAACCAAGCATTTACACTTCCCATCAAACCAAATGTGTATGTTGATTTCCAAACCGTTAAGGCAGCTGATTGGGAAGTGCCACTTGCGGGTTTATTGGATTTGGAGGATCCAAAATCAAAACTTGCTAATCTAAAAGACAGACTAGAACCAATTTCGATTTATTTTTATTTGATCAAACACCCAAAACATGGAACCTTTATGATCGATTCTGGAATAGGAGAAAGTTTTACAAAAGGGAAAGACCAAGTTCCAGTCAGTTCCCTTGTTGCCTCTCAAATGAATTTTGATAAATTAAAAGTTTATGAAACGACAAAAAAATTTTTAGAGAACAATAAAATCCAATTGAAGGGAGTCTTTTTTACACACTTACACCTCGATCATGTTATGGGTGCCAGTGAGTTAGACCGTAAAATCCCATTTTATGTTGGTCCAAGTGAGATGGATCATTCTCAATTCATTAATGTTTTTGTACAAGGTTCTACCAATCGTTTGTTAGGTGAAAATCCAAATTTATTACAACTTGATTTTGGAGATAGGAATTCAAATAGTTTCGTTTATGATTTTTTTGGAGACCAAAGTTTTTTTATCCTCTCTGTTCCAGGACATACTCGGGGAAGTTTAGCATTCTTTATCCCATCTAAGGATGGTGGTCACTTGGTTTTAGGTGACACTTGCCATACTCGTTTTGGTTGGTTAGAAAATGTAATTCCAGGAACATTTACAACAGACCCAAAAATGAATCGTAAGAGTTTGGATACTTTACAGAGCCTTGCGACCTATCAAAAAACCAAATACATTTACCCAGGCCACCAAGAGAGAATCATTTCCAAAGAACAAAAATAA